A single window of Eucalyptus grandis isolate ANBG69807.140 chromosome 1, ASM1654582v1, whole genome shotgun sequence DNA harbors:
- the LOC104415079 gene encoding LOW QUALITY PROTEIN: ribosome biogenesis protein NSA2 homolog (The sequence of the model RefSeq protein was modified relative to this genomic sequence to represent the inferred CDS: inserted 1 base in 1 codon): MPQGDYIELHRKRHGYRHDHFERKRKREAREVHERSEKAQKTLGIKGKMFAKKRYAEKALMKKTLNMHEESSSRRKADDDVSEGAVPAYLLDRETTTRAKVLSNSIKQKRKEKAGKWEVPLPKVRPVAEDEMFKVVKSGKRKTKQWKRMVTKATFVGPGFTRKPPKYERFIRPSGLRFNKAHVTHPELKCTFNLEIIGVKXNPNGQMYTSLGVLTKGTVIEVNVSELGLVTPAGKVVWGKYAQVTNDPENDGCVNAVLLV; the protein is encoded by the exons ATG cCGCAGGGAGATTACATAGAGCTCCACAGGAAGAGACATGGGTATCGCCATGATCACTTCGAGCGGAAACGCAAGAGGGAAGCTCGGGAAGTCCACGAGAGATCCGAAAAAGCCCAGAAG ACTTTGGGCATTAAGGGTAAGATGTTCGCCAAGAAACGATATGCAGAGAAGGCTCTAATGAAGAAAAC GTTGAATATGCACGAGGAGTCATCATCTAGGCGCAAGGCGGATGATGATGTTAGTGAAGGAGCTGTTCCTGCTTATCTGCTGGACCGTGAAACCACCACCCGAGCTAAA GTGCTTAGCAACTCTATTAAgcagaaaaggaaggagaaagcTGGAAAGTGGGAAGTGCCTTTACCGAAG GTAAGGCCTGTTGCTGAAGATGAAATGTTCAAAGTGGTCAAATCtggcaaaaggaaaa CCAAGCAATGGAAGAGGATGGTCACGAAGGCCACATTCGTCGGACCAGGTTTCACAAGGAAGCCCCCTAAGTACGAGCGGTTCATTCGGCCATCAGGACTCCGGTTCAACAAAGCTCACGTCACGCATCCGGAGCTCAAGTGCACCTTCAATCTGGAGATCATTGGAGTGA AAAATCCAAACGGTCAGATGTACACCTCCCTGGGTGTCCTGACCAAGGGAACCGTCATTGAG GTTAACGTAAGTGAATTGGGTCTCGTCACACCAGCTGGGAAGGTCGTGTGGG GAAAATATGCACAAGTGACCAATGATCCAGAGAATGACGGATGCGTGAACGCGGTTCTACTCGTCTAA